A part of Desulfomicrobium baculatum DSM 4028 genomic DNA contains:
- a CDS encoding NFACT RNA binding domain-containing protein — MDASVFCFVARELAERVVGMRVEKVFTPLPETWTIDLGRAGYLVLCTAKPTPFLYLCSHKPENPPNPSGRAMWLRKRLKGRRVLGLVSDWPLRRLALELSPGEGKWLILDLAAAPQLADVLPPEFGSEPVWPDLERIKSEDGLWRALPHLTPPLRHHLRSVSPGEAKSVLENLKAGTVSTFYHGFDHQGRPQVRLWPLQDGGACSSALEAAQKAHGQTLAGLERVHAGADSAVARNIRRIRRALERVQDDHKRLQGMIEKRREGLMLQAHLHHLDKNVRLAVLRLADEHGEEVELRLDPGLTVRENMERFFVRAAKGERGLGIVAARVLALQRELDAARQGVVPSESLPGRCAKEPAPVVLPAKYRKIKVQAYRSSDGFLIVRGRSAQANHQLLTQAASPFDYWLHAQDGPGAHVIVKRDFPAQEVPERTIQQAAALAALASHLKMADRGEVLLCLVKDVRPIKGAALGMVGVDKVLRTVRPVIDPALEESLRLEGQR; from the coding sequence ATGGATGCCAGTGTTTTTTGTTTTGTGGCCAGGGAATTGGCCGAGCGCGTCGTCGGCATGCGCGTGGAGAAAGTCTTTACGCCTCTCCCCGAGACCTGGACCATAGATCTTGGCCGGGCCGGATACCTTGTGTTGTGCACCGCCAAGCCCACGCCGTTTCTCTATCTTTGCTCTCACAAGCCCGAAAATCCGCCCAATCCGTCAGGACGCGCCATGTGGCTGCGCAAGCGTCTGAAGGGTCGCCGCGTCCTGGGCCTTGTTTCGGACTGGCCGCTGCGGCGTCTGGCCCTGGAGCTGTCGCCGGGCGAAGGCAAATGGCTCATCCTTGATTTGGCGGCGGCTCCGCAGCTGGCGGACGTGTTGCCGCCCGAATTCGGAAGCGAGCCGGTCTGGCCGGACCTTGAACGCATCAAAAGCGAGGACGGCCTGTGGAGAGCGTTGCCTCACCTGACCCCGCCCTTGCGTCATCATCTGCGTTCGGTTTCGCCGGGCGAGGCAAAGTCCGTTTTGGAGAATCTCAAGGCCGGGACCGTTTCCACTTTTTATCATGGCTTCGATCATCAGGGGCGGCCCCAGGTCAGGCTTTGGCCCTTGCAGGACGGGGGCGCCTGTTCCAGCGCCCTGGAGGCTGCGCAGAAGGCCCACGGCCAGACGCTGGCGGGCCTTGAGCGGGTTCATGCCGGTGCGGACAGCGCCGTGGCCCGCAATATCCGTCGCATCCGCCGCGCTCTGGAGCGGGTGCAGGATGATCACAAACGTCTGCAGGGCATGATCGAAAAGCGTCGCGAGGGACTTATGCTGCAGGCCCATCTGCATCATCTGGACAAGAATGTCCGGCTGGCAGTGCTGCGCCTTGCGGATGAGCACGGCGAGGAAGTGGAGCTTCGCCTTGATCCGGGTTTGACGGTGCGTGAAAACATGGAACGTTTTTTTGTACGCGCGGCCAAGGGCGAGAGGGGGCTTGGCATTGTCGCCGCCCGCGTCCTGGCCCTCCAGCGTGAGCTGGACGCGGCCCGTCAGGGCGTGGTGCCGTCCGAGTCCCTGCCTGGGCGCTGCGCAAAAGAGCCCGCGCCTGTCGTGCTCCCGGCCAAGTACCGCAAGATCAAGGTTCAGGCCTATCGCTCCTCCGACGGGTTTCTCATCGTTCGCGGCCGCAGCGCCCAGGCCAATCATCAGCTCCTGACCCAGGCCGCCAGCCCCTTCGATTACTGGCTGCACGCCCAGGATGGTCCCGGCGCGCACGTCATTGTCAAACGCGACTTTCCGGCCCAGGAAGTGCCCGAGCGGACCATCCAGCAGGCGGCGGCGCTGGCGGCTCTTGCCAGTCATCTGAAAATGGCGGACCGGGGCGAGGTGCTCCTGTGCCTGGTCAAGGATGTGCGGCCCATCAAGGGCGCGGCTTTGGGGATGGTCGGAGTGGACAAGGTTTTGCGCACGGTGCGCCCGGTCATCGACCCCGCCCTGGAAGAAAGCCTTCGCCTTGAAGGGCAGCGCTGA
- the moaA gene encoding GTP 3',8-cyclase MoaA, with product MLIDSHGRKVSYLRLSITDRCNLRCLYCRPQSEWTFMPHEQILSFEEMAELVDVAKEAGVEKVRLTGGEPFARKDFIPFTGRLHAKYPDLDLRITTNGTLLSGRVDELREAGVSCLNISLDTLQRKKFEEITKVDAYDQVRAGIDACLAGGLRVKVNVVALKGINDDELPGFVDFARENGVDVRFIEFMPIGYQSRWSRENYWPAEEIIAAVEKLVPLEEVLEASRNSGPARMYGISGGSGRIGVISAVSNHFCESCNRFRVTSDGKLRTCLFSDREYDVRSILRDPGHTMQDLLDLFARANAEKPLGYRLLQDREHNQVCDRAMTAIGG from the coding sequence ATGTTGATCGATTCCCACGGCAGAAAAGTCAGTTATCTGAGATTGAGCATCACCGATCGCTGCAATCTGCGTTGTCTGTATTGCAGGCCCCAGTCCGAATGGACGTTCATGCCCCATGAACAGATTCTGTCTTTCGAGGAGATGGCCGAACTGGTGGATGTGGCCAAAGAGGCCGGGGTGGAGAAGGTTCGTCTGACCGGAGGGGAACCCTTCGCGCGCAAGGATTTCATTCCGTTCACGGGGCGTCTGCATGCCAAGTATCCCGACCTGGATCTGCGCATCACCACCAACGGAACCCTGCTTTCGGGCCGCGTCGACGAACTGCGCGAGGCCGGCGTCTCCTGCCTGAATATTTCTCTTGATACCCTGCAGCGCAAGAAATTCGAGGAAATCACCAAGGTCGACGCCTATGACCAGGTCCGGGCGGGCATCGATGCCTGTCTCGCGGGCGGGCTCCGGGTCAAGGTCAATGTCGTGGCCCTGAAGGGGATCAACGACGACGAGCTGCCCGGATTCGTGGATTTTGCCCGTGAGAACGGGGTGGATGTGCGTTTCATCGAGTTCATGCCCATCGGCTATCAGTCGCGCTGGAGCCGTGAAAATTACTGGCCTGCCGAGGAGATCATCGCCGCGGTGGAGAAACTGGTGCCTCTTGAGGAGGTGCTTGAAGCGTCCCGCAACAGCGGTCCGGCGCGGATGTACGGAATTTCCGGAGGGTCCGGGAGGATCGGGGTCATCTCGGCGGTCAGCAATCATTTCTGCGAGAGCTGCAACCGCTTCCGGGTCACCTCCGACGGCAAGCTGCGCACCTGCCTTTTTTCGGACCGGGAATACGACGTGCGGTCCATTCTGCGCGATCCGGGCCACACCATGCAGGACCTGCTCGACCTCTTTGCCCGCGCCAACGCGGAAAAGCCCTTGGGCTATCGCCTGCTCCAGGATCGCGAGCACAATCAGGTCTGCGATCGGGCCATGACGGCCATCGGAGGCTAG
- a CDS encoding PhoH family protein, with protein sequence METQEISFENMDFTREVFGPGNAHLDTVAGMTGVRIESRGNELSISGEDPLMVGLVCRYFAQIYDLVRGGHQLFERDIEQSLRIMLRDPSTPLKTYYQEALFAVSSRKTVCPKTVTQREYLHSLRELDLTLGIGPAGTGKTYLAVAVGVSLFLQKKVKRLILTRPAVEAGEKLGFLPGDLVEKINPYLRPLYDALHDMLDYTKVQEMIGTGAIEIAPLAFMRGRTLNNAFVILDEAQNTSPEQMKMFLTRLGYGSRAVVTGDITQIDLPGHIGSGLVQAMEVLKDVQGVAMIHFTEADVIRHPLVGRIVRAYDQHRKATLSREADASRPTARGKGRRVTPAREG encoded by the coding sequence ATGGAAACTCAGGAAATATCTTTTGAAAACATGGACTTCACCCGCGAAGTCTTTGGTCCCGGGAACGCGCATCTGGACACCGTGGCCGGGATGACCGGCGTGCGGATCGAGAGCCGGGGCAATGAACTCTCCATTTCCGGCGAAGACCCGCTCATGGTCGGTCTGGTCTGCCGGTATTTCGCCCAGATTTATGATCTGGTGCGGGGCGGGCATCAGCTTTTCGAGCGCGACATCGAGCAGAGTCTGCGCATCATGCTGCGGGATCCGTCCACCCCGCTCAAAACATACTATCAGGAAGCGCTGTTCGCGGTCTCATCCCGCAAGACGGTCTGCCCCAAAACCGTGACCCAGCGCGAGTACCTGCACTCCCTGCGCGAACTGGATCTGACCCTGGGCATTGGTCCGGCCGGTACAGGCAAGACGTATCTGGCCGTGGCCGTGGGCGTGTCCCTGTTTCTGCAGAAAAAGGTCAAGCGCCTGATCCTGACCCGGCCGGCCGTGGAAGCGGGCGAAAAACTGGGCTTTCTGCCCGGCGATCTGGTGGAGAAGATAAATCCGTACCTGCGTCCGCTCTATGACGCCCTGCACGACATGCTCGACTACACCAAGGTCCAGGAAATGATCGGCACCGGAGCCATCGAGATCGCGCCCCTGGCCTTCATGCGCGGCCGCACCCTGAACAACGCCTTTGTCATTCTCGACGAGGCCCAGAACACGTCCCCCGAACAGATGAAAATGTTTCTGACCCGCCTGGGCTATGGTTCGCGGGCCGTTGTCACCGGCGACATCACCCAGATCGACCTGCCCGGGCATATCGGGTCGGGTCTGGTGCAGGCCATGGAAGTGCTGAAGGATGTGCAGGGCGTTGCCATGATTCATTTCACCGAGGCGGACGTCATTCGCCATCCGCTGGTGGGGCGCATTGTCCGAGCCTATGACCAGCACCGTAAGGCCACCCTGTCGCGCGAGGCCGACGCATCCAGGCCGACCGCGCGCGGCAAGGGCCGCCGGGTCACGCCGGCGCGGGAGGGCTGA
- the ybeY gene encoding rRNA maturation RNase YbeY, translating to MLHLDQTVPVDPRFPLSGPELMEIFEGLALAFGLDEWQLSLRIVDDREMAELNGQYMGCLGPTNVLSFPGDEDWLGDLVLSAETLVRECRLYNQDPHEYTVRLLAHGLLHLMGHDHGPEMEALTELAVDSVRLDADESFRRLFPSV from the coding sequence ATGCTGCACCTGGACCAGACCGTGCCTGTGGATCCGCGTTTTCCTTTGTCGGGGCCTGAGCTCATGGAGATTTTCGAAGGGCTGGCCCTGGCCTTTGGCCTTGATGAGTGGCAGCTCTCCCTGCGTATTGTCGATGACCGGGAAATGGCCGAGTTGAACGGCCAATACATGGGCTGCCTGGGACCGACCAACGTGCTCAGCTTCCCCGGCGACGAAGACTGGCTCGGGGACCTGGTGCTGTCCGCCGAGACATTGGTCCGGGAATGCCGGCTCTACAACCAGGACCCCCACGAATACACCGTGCGCCTGCTGGCCCACGGCCTGCTGCATCTCATGGGGCACGATCACGGCCCAGAGATGGAGGCGCTGACCGAACTCGCGGTGGATTCGGTCCGGCTTGACGCTGACGAATCCTTCAGGCGCCTGTTCCCTTCAGTCTGA
- a CDS encoding YcaO-like family protein, with protein sequence MTVTAPGASAPFRYRLAHQESLLGVAYFSPEPAESLTLEQCLEHVRRTPNDEFMRAHVRPRLAALDADSLHALHADADPVIKSLILEAVLLTPAHSALWERMRGQAQADLTPQLFLASASLPDHDLHARASRLLAANIFEHKPLPGDIAALPLKPAREQVALDPAGIRAALAPLPPCPRRPAKQTYALAMERLYGLGILDGQQMRHHASLAPWGVLQRWRLDRTTRCGSFNHRLEGLMTSYGRGLCLEDAQASLAMEIVERYSSFADIRGRQISGSQDEGEIRVGSCRELGDMAMDPNSMRLEVPYAQQPLHWMTAHDKNGQARFVPVQSVYLFTNLDEIRLFSGLGSTGLASGNTPEEAKVSGLLEVVERDAEAVSVFDPSRCFRVRSGDAGMHAVLERYREQGIDPVFQDLTTDLGVPCYKCFVHLQDGGLVKATGASLSGLRAALSALTETPFPFPCTEASAPGPDGLPVRMLEDLPDSSTGSAAGDLTLLEAILDAQGLSPLYANLTKRELRLPVFRAIVPGLEIVSDFDRFTRISPRLWRDVLRLKGTGA encoded by the coding sequence GTGACAGTGACAGCCCCCGGCGCATCCGCCCCTTTCCGCTATCGACTGGCCCATCAGGAGAGTCTGCTCGGCGTGGCCTACTTCAGCCCTGAGCCTGCCGAATCCCTGACTCTGGAGCAATGCCTGGAACATGTCCGCCGCACGCCCAACGATGAGTTCATGCGCGCCCATGTCCGCCCCCGCTTGGCCGCCCTCGATGCGGACAGTCTGCACGCCCTGCATGCCGATGCCGACCCCGTCATCAAGAGCCTGATTCTCGAAGCCGTGCTCCTGACCCCGGCCCACTCGGCACTGTGGGAACGGATGCGGGGGCAGGCGCAGGCTGATCTGACTCCGCAGCTCTTTCTGGCCAGCGCGTCCCTGCCAGACCATGACCTTCACGCCCGCGCAAGCCGCCTGCTGGCCGCGAACATTTTCGAGCACAAGCCCCTGCCAGGCGACATTGCCGCCCTGCCTCTCAAACCGGCCCGGGAGCAGGTCGCACTTGACCCGGCCGGGATCAGGGCCGCCCTTGCGCCCTTGCCCCCTTGTCCCCGGCGACCGGCAAAGCAGACGTACGCGCTGGCCATGGAGAGGCTCTATGGCCTCGGCATCCTGGACGGCCAACAGATGCGCCATCACGCGTCCCTGGCTCCGTGGGGGGTGCTGCAGCGTTGGCGACTGGACCGCACCACGCGCTGCGGCAGCTTCAACCACCGCCTGGAAGGGCTCATGACCAGCTACGGCCGGGGGCTGTGCCTGGAAGATGCGCAGGCATCCCTGGCCATGGAGATCGTGGAACGCTACAGTTCCTTCGCCGACATCCGGGGCCGGCAAATCTCGGGCAGCCAGGATGAAGGCGAAATCCGGGTGGGCAGCTGCCGTGAACTGGGCGACATGGCCATGGACCCGAATAGCATGCGCCTTGAAGTACCCTACGCGCAGCAGCCCCTGCACTGGATGACCGCCCACGACAAAAACGGACAGGCACGGTTCGTTCCGGTCCAATCCGTATATCTGTTCACCAATCTGGATGAGATCCGCCTGTTCAGCGGGCTGGGTTCCACGGGCCTGGCCTCGGGGAATACCCCGGAAGAGGCCAAGGTCAGCGGGCTGCTTGAAGTCGTGGAACGCGATGCCGAGGCCGTCAGCGTGTTCGATCCTTCGCGCTGTTTTCGGGTACGGAGCGGTGACGCCGGCATGCACGCGGTACTGGAACGCTACCGCGAGCAGGGCATTGACCCTGTTTTTCAGGATCTGACCACGGACCTTGGCGTGCCATGCTATAAATGTTTCGTGCATCTGCAGGACGGGGGGCTGGTCAAGGCCACGGGCGCATCCCTGTCGGGCCTGCGGGCGGCGCTGTCGGCCCTGACCGAAACGCCTTTCCCTTTTCCCTGCACGGAAGCATCGGCTCCCGGTCCGGACGGTCTGCCCGTGCGCATGCTCGAAGACCTGCCCGACTCTTCCACGGGTTCGGCCGCAGGCGACCTGACCCTGCTCGAAGCGATCCTGGACGCACAGGGCCTTTCGCCTCTCTACGCCAACCTGACCAAACGCGAGCTGCGGCTGCCGGTCTTTCGCGCCATTGTGCCGGGCCTTGAGATTGTCTCGGACTTCGACCGCTTCACGCGCATCAGCCCTCGCCTGTGGAGGGATGTGCTCAGACTGAAGGGAACAGGCGCCTGA
- the argF gene encoding ornithine carbamoyltransferase, whose translation MMKHFLSINSLMATEAMDLVLRAKEMKDGDYRSDLLAGKTLAMIFEKASTRTRVSFEVGIRHLGGDTIFMTPADSQLGRSEPLKDTARVLSRYVQGMVVRTFAQKNVEDLARYGSIPVVNALTDMYHPCQIMSDMLTIYERTTHLKDLVISWIGDGNNMAHSWINASVYFGFQLNIASPEGYAPNTAVLERAWKMGAKVFVTDDPKAAIAGSHFVNTDVWASMGQEAEQKRREKAFAGYQVDDELLALADPNAKVLHCLPAHRGEEISEAVFEGPQSIVFDQAENRLHMQKAILEWIYS comes from the coding sequence ATCATGAAGCATTTTTTGTCGATTAATAGTCTGATGGCCACCGAGGCCATGGATCTGGTGCTGCGGGCCAAGGAAATGAAGGACGGGGACTACCGTTCCGACCTGCTCGCCGGCAAGACTCTGGCCATGATTTTCGAGAAGGCCTCCACCCGTACGCGCGTCTCTTTCGAGGTGGGCATCCGCCATCTGGGCGGGGACACGATATTCATGACTCCGGCCGACTCCCAGCTGGGTCGTAGCGAACCCCTGAAAGACACGGCCCGCGTGCTGTCGCGCTACGTGCAAGGCATGGTCGTGCGCACCTTCGCCCAGAAAAATGTCGAGGATCTGGCCCGCTACGGCAGCATCCCGGTGGTCAACGCTTTGACGGACATGTACCATCCCTGTCAGATCATGAGCGACATGCTCACCATCTACGAGCGGACTACGCACCTCAAAGACCTGGTCATTTCCTGGATCGGGGACGGAAACAACATGGCCCATTCCTGGATCAACGCCAGTGTTTATTTCGGGTTTCAGCTCAACATTGCAAGCCCCGAGGGATACGCCCCCAACACCGCCGTGCTGGAGCGTGCCTGGAAGATGGGTGCCAAGGTCTTTGTCACCGACGACCCCAAGGCCGCCATTGCCGGATCCCATTTCGTCAACACCGACGTTTGGGCCTCCATGGGTCAGGAAGCGGAGCAGAAGCGGCGTGAGAAGGCGTTCGCCGGGTATCAGGTCGATGACGAACTGCTCGCCCTGGCCGACCCGAATGCCAAGGTTCTGCACTGCCTGCCCGCCCATCGGGGCGAGGAGATCAGCGAGGCCGTGTTTGAAGGGCCGCAGTCCATTGTTTTTGATCAGGCCGAAAACCGTCTGCACATGCAGAAGGCCATTCTGGAATGGATTTACAGCTAA
- a CDS encoding argininosuccinate synthase, producing MSKIEKVVLAYSGGLDTSAILKWIKKTYECEVITMTADLGQGEELDGLEDKALSTGATKAYVVDLQEEFVSDYVFPMFRANAVYEGGYLLGTSIARPLIAKRMVEIAVAEGAQAVAHGATGKGNDQVRFELSTLALAPHLKTIAPWREWDLNSRTDLIAFCEENGISVPVTKEKPYSCDRNLLHLSFEGGELEDPWSEPGPGTYQMSVNPEDAPDKSEVIVLDFEKGNPVALNGQALSPAKMLAALNELGGRHGIGRLDMVENRFVGMKSRGVYETPGGAILQRAHRDLEGVCMDRELLHLRDTLIPRYAEMVYNGYWFAPEREALQAFMDKAQETVTGTVRLKLYKGGVYPLGRKSPYSLYNPDLATFEKDEVYNQADAAGFIKLHGLRLQARQPFLNKIKG from the coding sequence ATGAGCAAGATAGAAAAAGTCGTATTGGCATATTCTGGAGGCCTCGATACCTCGGCCATCCTGAAATGGATCAAGAAAACCTACGAATGCGAAGTCATCACCATGACCGCGGACCTGGGTCAGGGCGAGGAATTGGACGGTCTGGAGGACAAGGCGCTCTCCACCGGCGCGACCAAGGCCTACGTCGTGGACCTGCAGGAAGAGTTCGTCTCCGATTATGTTTTCCCCATGTTTCGCGCCAACGCGGTCTATGAGGGGGGATACTTGCTCGGCACCTCCATCGCCCGGCCGCTCATTGCCAAGCGGATGGTCGAGATCGCCGTGGCCGAAGGCGCCCAGGCCGTGGCCCACGGCGCCACGGGCAAGGGTAACGACCAGGTCCGCTTTGAACTCTCCACCCTGGCCCTGGCCCCGCACCTCAAAACCATCGCGCCGTGGCGGGAATGGGACCTCAATTCCCGCACCGATCTGATCGCCTTTTGCGAAGAGAACGGCATCTCCGTGCCCGTGACCAAGGAAAAGCCCTATTCCTGCGACCGCAATCTTCTGCACCTGAGCTTCGAGGGCGGGGAACTGGAAGATCCGTGGTCCGAGCCCGGTCCCGGCACCTATCAGATGAGCGTCAACCCCGAGGACGCGCCGGATAAGTCCGAGGTCATCGTTCTGGATTTCGAGAAGGGCAATCCTGTGGCCCTTAACGGCCAAGCCCTTTCCCCGGCCAAGATGCTCGCTGCGCTGAATGAACTGGGCGGTCGGCATGGCATCGGCCGTCTGGACATGGTCGAGAACCGCTTCGTGGGCATGAAGTCCCGCGGCGTTTACGAGACTCCGGGCGGAGCCATCCTGCAGCGCGCCCACCGCGACCTTGAAGGGGTGTGCATGGACCGCGAGCTTCTGCACCTGCGCGACACCCTCATCCCGCGTTACGCCGAGATGGTCTACAACGGCTACTGGTTCGCGCCCGAGCGCGAGGCCCTGCAGGCCTTCATGGACAAGGCCCAGGAGACCGTGACCGGCACCGTGCGCCTGAAACTGTACAAGGGCGGGGTCTACCCGCTGGGACGCAAGTCTCCGTACTCGCTTTATAATCCGGATCTGGCCACCTTTGAAAAAGATGAAGTCTACAATCAGGCCGACGCTGCCGGATTCATCAAGCTGCACGGCCTTCGCCTGCAGGCCCGTCAGCCCTTTCTGAACAAGATCAAGGGCTAG
- the argH gene encoding argininosuccinate lyase, translated as MSSTQKEKKLWGGRFSGDTAPLVERYTCSVGFDSRLHAQDIDGSRAHASMLARQGIISQSECDAIHQGLEQIRGEIADGTFVWRQDLEDVHMNIEQRLTEIVGTPGQKLHTGRSRNDQVALDFRLFVGACLDEWAANLRGLIGVLALRAEEHHDVLLPGCTHFQPAQPVSLAQHLLAYAQMFRRDHDRIRDALARTRISPLGAAALAGTTHPLDPGQVASSLGLGGTFANSMDAVSDRDFVLEATFCGSLVMMHLSRLCEEIIIWANPQFGFVRLPDAYSTGSSIMPQKKNPDVAELMRGKTGRVYGDLMALLTLMKGLPMAYNRDMQEDKEPFLDTHDTVAPSLSIMAGMLSELGFNRERMRLALKAGFLNATELADYLAAKGVPFRQAHHITGAAVAFAEQNGIGLEDLNITQLQRFSADIGEDVFAVLDYDNAVARRHVPGGTGPDSVKSQIEDLSSWLDATS; from the coding sequence ATGAGCTCGACGCAGAAGGAAAAAAAATTGTGGGGCGGCCGCTTTTCCGGCGATACCGCTCCTTTGGTCGAGCGCTACACCTGTTCCGTTGGTTTTGATTCGCGCCTGCATGCCCAGGACATCGACGGGTCCAGGGCGCATGCGTCCATGCTGGCCAGGCAGGGCATCATCAGCCAGTCCGAATGCGACGCCATCCATCAGGGTCTGGAACAGATCCGGGGTGAAATCGCGGACGGGACATTTGTCTGGAGGCAGGACCTCGAAGACGTGCACATGAATATCGAGCAGCGCCTGACCGAGATCGTCGGCACTCCGGGTCAGAAGCTGCATACGGGGCGTTCGCGCAACGATCAGGTGGCTCTTGATTTCCGGCTTTTTGTCGGCGCCTGTCTGGACGAGTGGGCCGCGAACCTGCGCGGCCTGATCGGTGTGCTCGCGCTGCGGGCCGAGGAGCATCATGATGTGCTCCTGCCGGGGTGCACCCATTTTCAGCCCGCCCAGCCAGTCAGTCTGGCCCAGCATCTGCTGGCTTACGCCCAGATGTTTCGCCGTGATCACGACCGGATTCGCGATGCTCTGGCCAGGACCAGGATTTCTCCCTTGGGCGCTGCGGCCCTGGCCGGGACCACCCATCCCCTGGATCCGGGGCAGGTCGCTTCGAGCCTTGGTCTGGGCGGAACGTTCGCCAACAGCATGGACGCGGTCTCGGACCGTGATTTCGTGCTGGAGGCCACGTTCTGCGGGAGCCTCGTCATGATGCACCTCTCGCGTCTGTGCGAGGAGATCATCATCTGGGCCAACCCGCAGTTCGGCTTTGTGCGTCTGCCGGACGCCTATTCCACGGGTTCGTCCATCATGCCCCAGAAGAAGAATCCGGACGTGGCCGAGCTCATGCGCGGCAAGACCGGCCGGGTCTACGGCGATCTCATGGCTCTTTTGACCCTCATGAAGGGCCTGCCCATGGCTTATAACCGGGACATGCAGGAAGACAAGGAGCCCTTCCTGGATACGCACGACACGGTGGCGCCGTCCCTGTCCATCATGGCCGGGATGCTCTCGGAGCTCGGTTTCAATCGCGAACGCATGCGTCTGGCCCTGAAGGCCGGTTTCCTGAACGCCACCGAACTTGCCGATTATTTGGCGGCCAAGGGCGTGCCTTTCCGGCAGGCCCACCATATCACGGGTGCCGCCGTGGCCTTTGCGGAGCAAAACGGGATCGGGCTCGAGGATTTGAATATCACCCAGTTGCAGCGTTTTTCCGCAGATATCGGCGAGGATGTCTTTGCGGTCCTTGATTACGATAACGCGGTGGCCAGACGGCATGTTCCCGGCGGAACGGGACCCGATTCCGTCAAAAGCCAGATTGAGGACTTGTCATCCTGGCTGGATGCGACATCGTAG
- a CDS encoding cytochrome c family protein, translating to MEGRVVLNVWRAFVLVCILWPFSAMAENSYVGTAACKDCHEEQYENFTKYAKKSHSDRSVKIMASDLTEAELATCYGCHATGFGKPGGFVSYEKTPHLADAGCEVCHGPGYDHAESGGDAELIKGKLTMEDCVGCHNEDRVKSFNFKPLLYGGAH from the coding sequence ATGGAGGGACGAGTCGTGCTCAATGTGTGGCGTGCCTTTGTACTGGTATGCATATTATGGCCGTTTTCCGCCATGGCGGAAAACTCGTATGTCGGCACTGCCGCCTGTAAGGACTGTCATGAAGAACAGTATGAAAATTTTACCAAATACGCCAAGAAGTCCCATTCGGACAGATCTGTGAAAATTATGGCTTCGGACTTGACCGAGGCGGAGCTTGCAACCTGCTATGGATGCCATGCCACGGGGTTTGGCAAGCCCGGAGGCTTCGTCAGCTACGAAAAGACGCCGCATCTGGCCGATGCCGGATGCGAGGTCTGTCATGGTCCTGGCTATGACCACGCGGAGAGCGGGGGTGATGCGGAACTGATCAAGGGCAAATTGACCATGGAAGATTGCGTGGGCTGTCACAACGAAGACCGGGTCAAGTCATTCAATTTCAAGCCGCTGCTCTACGGCGGGGCGCACTAG